One segment of Ureibacillus thermophilus DNA contains the following:
- a CDS encoding energy-coupling factor ABC transporter ATP-binding protein produces the protein MDIKLQQVSFAYSVGTPFEKYALFDVNLNIPSKTYHAIIGHTGSGKSTILQHFNGLLKPTKGVVQLGERKIEAGKKAKELKPIRQKVGIVFQFPEHQLFEETVLKDIMFGPMNFGISEEEAEKRARECIKLVGLPEEVLEKSPFDLSGGQMRRVAIAGVLAMNPEVIVLDEPTAGLDPRGQKEIMDLFYRLHKERGLTTILVTHSMEDAAKYADQISIMHEGHCVRTGTPREIFADNEFLKKYRLEVPRIVKFQQKIENLIGQSLSKVCLTEEELADEIARVMKERDQS, from the coding sequence ATGGACATCAAACTTCAACAAGTAAGCTTTGCCTATTCAGTAGGTACACCTTTTGAAAAGTATGCATTATTTGACGTGAATTTGAACATCCCATCAAAAACATATCATGCCATCATTGGACATACCGGATCCGGTAAATCCACGATCCTGCAGCACTTTAACGGTTTGCTTAAGCCAACGAAAGGTGTCGTGCAGCTAGGAGAACGGAAAATTGAAGCAGGAAAAAAGGCAAAGGAGTTAAAACCAATTCGCCAAAAGGTCGGCATTGTGTTTCAATTTCCAGAGCATCAACTGTTCGAAGAAACCGTGTTAAAAGACATTATGTTTGGCCCCATGAATTTTGGCATTTCTGAAGAGGAAGCAGAAAAGAGGGCTCGGGAATGCATAAAGTTGGTCGGTTTGCCGGAAGAAGTGCTTGAGAAGTCTCCCTTTGACTTATCTGGCGGGCAAATGAGAAGAGTAGCCATTGCTGGCGTATTAGCAATGAATCCAGAAGTCATCGTATTGGATGAACCAACGGCAGGGCTCGATCCAAGAGGCCAAAAAGAAATCATGGATTTATTCTATCGTTTGCATAAAGAAAGAGGATTAACAACGATTCTTGTTACCCACAGCATGGAAGATGCGGCAAAATACGCAGACCAAATTTCCATTATGCATGAAGGGCACTGTGTGCGGACAGGAACGCCTCGGGAGATTTTTGCAGACAACGAGTTTCTAAAAAAATATCGGTTGGAAGTGCCGCGCATCGTCAAATTCCAGCAGAAGATTGAAAATTTAATTGGACAATCCCTCTCTAAAGTCTGCTTAACGGAAGAAGAGTTGGCAGATGAAATTGCCCGGGTAATGAAGGAGCGTGATCAATCATGA